One Fontisphaera persica DNA window includes the following coding sequences:
- the carA gene encoding glutamine-hydrolyzing carbamoyl-phosphate synthase small subunit, with the protein MKAILALEDGTVFHGKAFGAKASACGEVCFNTSMTGYQEILTDPSYKGQIVTMTYPLIGNYGINRQDVESWRPHVAGFVIRELSPVVSNWRADASLPEYLEEYGIPGIQGVDTRALTKKLRVVGAMKGFISTEPGMTDAEAVERARAWHGMVGMDYVKDVTHAEPFLWDEKDEMSASFRLVQGTAPVNPREVRAPLPPADIPIVAYDFGMKYNILRRLRQHGFRVQVVPAHTPAAEALKYKPAGIFLSNGPGDPAALHYAVAAVRELVATGLPIFGICLGHQILGQALGGRTFKLKFGHRGGNQPVKDLESGRVEITSQNHGFAVDPASLPAEVMVNRINLNDQTVEGLRHKHKPIFCVQYHPEASPGPHDSTPLFAEFRQMIERH; encoded by the coding sequence ATGAAAGCAATTTTGGCGCTGGAAGACGGGACGGTATTTCACGGCAAGGCGTTTGGGGCGAAAGCCTCGGCCTGCGGGGAGGTGTGTTTCAACACCTCGATGACCGGGTATCAGGAAATCCTCACAGACCCCTCCTACAAGGGACAAATTGTGACGATGACCTACCCGTTGATTGGCAACTACGGCATCAACCGTCAGGATGTGGAATCATGGCGTCCGCATGTGGCGGGTTTCGTGATTCGTGAGCTTTCGCCGGTGGTGAGCAACTGGCGGGCGGACGCATCCCTGCCGGAGTACCTGGAGGAATACGGCATTCCCGGGATTCAGGGCGTGGACACGCGCGCGCTGACCAAGAAATTGCGGGTGGTGGGCGCGATGAAAGGTTTTATTAGCACGGAGCCGGGCATGACGGATGCGGAGGCGGTGGAGCGGGCGCGGGCGTGGCATGGGATGGTGGGCATGGACTATGTGAAGGATGTCACGCATGCCGAACCGTTCTTGTGGGACGAAAAAGATGAGATGAGCGCCAGTTTCCGGCTGGTGCAGGGCACGGCGCCGGTCAATCCCCGGGAGGTGCGCGCGCCCTTGCCGCCGGCGGATATTCCCATTGTGGCTTACGATTTCGGGATGAAGTACAACATCCTGCGGCGCCTGCGTCAGCATGGTTTCCGGGTGCAGGTGGTGCCGGCGCACACGCCCGCGGCGGAGGCGCTGAAGTACAAGCCCGCCGGTATTTTCCTGTCCAACGGCCCCGGCGATCCGGCGGCTTTGCATTACGCGGTGGCGGCGGTGCGGGAACTGGTGGCCACGGGTTTGCCCATCTTTGGGATTTGTCTGGGACACCAGATTTTGGGGCAGGCGCTGGGGGGGCGGACGTTCAAGTTAAAGTTTGGACATCGCGGGGGCAACCAGCCGGTCAAAGATTTGGAGTCGGGGAGGGTGGAAATTACTTCGCAAAACCATGGATTTGCCGTGGACCCGGCGTCCCTGCCAGCGGAGGTGATGGTGAACCGCATCAACCTGAATGACCAAACGGTCGAGGGGTTGCGGCACAAACATAAGCCCATCTTTTGCGTGCAGTATCACCCGGAAGCCTCGCCCGGGCCGCATGACTCAACGCCCTTGTTTGCCGAATTCCGGCAGATGATTGAGCGGCATTGA
- a CDS encoding SGNH/GDSL hydrolase family protein — MLNRISGWWGALVIAAGALFSWPGLAAPSPETPPALEQRLALPAHDDGLPGAGPIRRYDWFKNLWLQRRTLWAKQVEQDQNAVVFLGDSITQGWGEQLKKHFPGLKAANRGISGDTTRGVLIRLKEDVLALNPKGVVLLIGTNDLEEGADPETIAANLKLILGELKRHNPRMPILLCQVFPSSATKKRPADKIRRINELYAAAVKGDPQVTLLDTYTLFANAQGDAKPEEFPDLLHPNAAGYAKWAGVLKTELVRLQLWQPAAPVSP, encoded by the coding sequence ATGTTGAATCGCATCAGTGGATGGTGGGGCGCGCTGGTCATCGCCGCCGGCGCCCTGTTTTCATGGCCCGGCCTCGCCGCCCCCTCCCCGGAAACCCCGCCCGCGCTTGAGCAACGCCTGGCCTTGCCCGCCCATGACGATGGCCTACCCGGCGCCGGCCCCATCCGCCGCTATGACTGGTTCAAAAACCTCTGGCTCCAACGGCGTACCCTGTGGGCCAAACAGGTGGAACAAGACCAAAACGCCGTCGTGTTTCTGGGCGATTCCATCACCCAGGGATGGGGCGAGCAGCTTAAAAAGCATTTCCCTGGCCTGAAAGCCGCCAACCGGGGCATCAGCGGCGATACCACCCGCGGCGTGCTCATCCGCCTCAAGGAAGATGTGCTGGCGTTGAACCCAAAGGGCGTCGTGCTGCTCATTGGCACGAATGACCTGGAAGAAGGAGCCGACCCGGAAACCATCGCCGCCAATCTTAAGTTGATTCTGGGCGAGCTGAAACGCCACAACCCCCGCATGCCCATTCTCCTCTGTCAGGTCTTTCCCAGCTCAGCGACCAAAAAACGGCCGGCCGACAAAATCCGCCGCATCAATGAACTGTACGCGGCCGCCGTGAAAGGCGACCCCCAAGTGACGCTGCTGGACACTTATACCCTCTTTGCCAACGCCCAGGGAGATGCCAAACCGGAAGAATTTCCCGACCTGCTCCACCCCAACGCGGCGGGCTACGCCAAATGGGCCGGCGTTTTGAAAACTGAACTGGTCCGCCTTCAACTGTGGCAGCCCGCCGCCCCTGTGTCCCCCTAA
- a CDS encoding acetylxylan esterase — protein sequence MNLAQQKRLFFFLFSLVSGQDARRLICGLGVGVGIALAGGAPAQSPEPLNWTAQQDHRQMMEQLGITRLRPGPSSQPGRTNSANYDPALANPYPDLPDALTLKNGQKVTTAEQWWKLRRPEIVEDYEREVLGRVPKNVPKVTWSVVTQANDRVVGNYPVLARRVVGRVDNSGFTNISVEIQLTVVTPLDAKRPVPLLMMFGGFGSGFPRRPGEAAPGPPGFFGGGNRSGEPPSTEQLISNGWGYAILNPNSIQADNGAGLTRGIIGLVNKGQPRKPEDWGALRAWAWGAARALDYLETDPAVDAKRVGIEGVSRYGKAALVTLAFEPRFAVGFIASSGKGGATLLRRHFGEAVETLASSGEYHWMAGNFLKYAAAEGKWGNKTPADLPVDAHMLIALCAPRLVFISYGIPERGDALWLDQQGSFMAAVAAQPVFRLLGARDLGVKEDYRTAQMPAVGVGLLEGELAWRQHDGGHESQSNMKHFLAWANRMLRHTPPTRTP from the coding sequence ATGAACCTCGCGCAACAAAAACGGCTGTTTTTCTTTTTATTCTCCCTTGTTTCTGGCCAGGACGCCCGGCGTTTGATTTGCGGCCTTGGGGTGGGTGTGGGGATTGCATTGGCTGGTGGCGCGCCCGCCCAGTCTCCGGAACCGTTGAACTGGACGGCGCAGCAGGATCACCGGCAGATGATGGAGCAGTTGGGGATCACACGGTTGCGGCCCGGCCCCAGCTCCCAACCGGGGCGCACAAATTCCGCGAATTATGACCCGGCCCTGGCCAACCCGTACCCCGATTTGCCGGACGCGCTGACTTTGAAAAATGGCCAGAAGGTCACCACCGCCGAGCAGTGGTGGAAGCTGCGGCGCCCGGAGATTGTGGAGGATTATGAGCGCGAGGTGCTGGGCCGGGTACCCAAAAATGTACCGAAGGTAACCTGGAGTGTGGTAACGCAAGCCAATGATCGGGTGGTGGGGAATTATCCGGTGCTGGCCCGGCGGGTGGTGGGCCGGGTGGATAATTCGGGATTTACCAATATCAGCGTGGAAATCCAGCTCACGGTGGTTACGCCGCTGGATGCCAAACGGCCGGTGCCGTTATTGATGATGTTCGGCGGGTTTGGCAGCGGTTTTCCCCGCCGGCCAGGAGAGGCGGCGCCCGGGCCGCCCGGCTTTTTTGGCGGCGGCAATCGCAGTGGGGAACCGCCTTCCACCGAACAATTGATTTCCAACGGTTGGGGATACGCGATTTTGAATCCTAACAGCATCCAAGCCGATAATGGAGCGGGGTTGACCCGGGGCATCATAGGCTTGGTCAATAAAGGGCAGCCGCGCAAGCCGGAGGATTGGGGGGCTTTGCGCGCATGGGCCTGGGGCGCGGCGCGGGCGCTGGATTATCTGGAGACGGACCCGGCCGTGGACGCCAAACGGGTGGGCATTGAGGGGGTGTCGCGGTATGGCAAGGCCGCGCTGGTGACGCTGGCCTTTGAGCCGCGTTTTGCGGTGGGCTTCATTGCGTCCTCGGGCAAGGGCGGTGCGACTTTGTTGCGGCGTCATTTTGGCGAGGCGGTCGAGACGCTGGCCAGCTCGGGCGAGTACCATTGGATGGCGGGGAATTTTTTGAAGTACGCCGCCGCCGAGGGCAAATGGGGCAACAAAACCCCGGCGGACTTGCCGGTGGACGCGCATATGTTGATTGCACTGTGCGCTCCACGGCTGGTGTTCATCAGTTACGGGATTCCCGAGCGGGGCGATGCCTTATGGCTGGACCAGCAGGGCAGCTTCATGGCGGCGGTGGCGGCGCAGCCGGTGTTTCGCCTTTTGGGCGCCCGGGACTTGGGGGTGAAGGAGGATTATCGCACGGCCCAAATGCCGGCAGTGGGCGTGGGGTTGTTGGAGGGGGAATTGGCCTGGCGGCAGCATGACGGCGGCCATGAAAGCCAGTCCAACATGAAACATTTTCTGGCCTGGGCGAATCGGATGCTGCGGCACACGCCGCCGACGCGCACTCCGTAA
- a CDS encoding right-handed parallel beta-helix repeat-containing protein codes for MAELRGTLRMGGLMAGVWLWTLLGWGADFYCDPLRGSPQGDGSAARPWRTAQEVIAARLIESRDAQGRPINAGAPVKAGDTLWLRSGWHGVIRLAGGHNAEFITLASERGHTPQVGWVEIAGGSRWRIKGLTISPSLAPAPLEKPPHSLVMLGERGDDTCHELVVEDCFVFSVLDTASWTAKDWVTRPQSGIWLGRHGRGHVARNNYVLNTRFGINLCAPEVVCEGNVVANYSADGIRVTRDGQKVRMNVVKNNFVGADEGDDNHDDGIQAFLFNVGRGTLRGVRVEGNVIVARERDDLPFPNPLQGIGFFDGPLVQFGVERNVVLVNHWHGITLGDAQQSLVRSNVVYSRWTAEKPKPWIMLGQKQKLARGNTAVDNWAHSFSFKDDAEVKAERNQPVTEALFREKLLALMKEIEAEFGARHPVAGRPRLEMPWLEAGRGN; via the coding sequence ATGGCTGAACTTCGAGGGACCCTCAGGATGGGTGGGCTGATGGCGGGCGTATGGCTATGGACCCTCCTTGGCTGGGGAGCCGATTTTTATTGTGACCCGCTGCGCGGCTCGCCCCAGGGCGATGGCAGCGCAGCCCGGCCGTGGCGGACGGCGCAGGAGGTGATTGCAGCACGCTTGATTGAATCGCGTGACGCGCAGGGCCGCCCCATCAACGCGGGGGCGCCGGTGAAAGCAGGCGACACGCTCTGGTTGCGCAGCGGCTGGCATGGGGTAATCCGTCTGGCGGGCGGACACAATGCGGAGTTCATTACCCTGGCGTCCGAGCGCGGTCATACGCCGCAGGTGGGATGGGTGGAGATTGCCGGGGGCAGCCGCTGGCGCATCAAGGGGCTGACCATTTCTCCCTCGCTGGCACCCGCGCCGCTGGAGAAACCACCCCATAGCCTCGTGATGTTGGGAGAGCGGGGCGACGATACCTGCCATGAATTGGTGGTGGAGGATTGTTTTGTCTTTAGCGTGTTGGATACGGCGTCGTGGACGGCGAAGGACTGGGTGACCAGACCGCAAAGCGGCATCTGGCTGGGCCGGCATGGACGGGGGCATGTGGCGCGCAACAATTACGTGCTCAACACCCGGTTTGGCATCAACTTGTGCGCCCCGGAGGTGGTATGCGAAGGCAACGTGGTGGCCAATTATTCCGCCGATGGCATCCGCGTCACCCGGGACGGGCAGAAGGTGCGGATGAACGTGGTGAAGAACAATTTTGTGGGCGCAGACGAGGGGGATGACAACCACGATGATGGCATTCAAGCCTTTCTGTTCAACGTGGGGCGGGGGACCTTGCGAGGGGTGCGGGTTGAAGGCAACGTGATTGTGGCGCGGGAACGGGATGACCTGCCCTTTCCCAATCCCTTACAGGGCATCGGTTTTTTTGATGGGCCGCTCGTGCAGTTTGGGGTGGAGCGCAACGTGGTGCTGGTGAATCACTGGCATGGAATTACATTGGGGGATGCCCAGCAAAGCTTGGTGCGCAGCAACGTGGTGTACAGCCGCTGGACGGCGGAGAAGCCCAAGCCTTGGATTATGTTGGGCCAGAAACAGAAACTGGCGCGGGGCAATACGGCCGTGGACAACTGGGCCCATTCCTTCTCCTTCAAGGACGATGCCGAGGTCAAGGCCGAGCGCAATCAACCTGTAACCGAGGCGCTGTTTCGGGAAAAGTTGCTGGCGCTGATGAAAGAAATCGAGGCCGAGTTTGGAGCGCGGCATCCGGTGGCAGGACGGCCACGCCTGGAAATGCCGTGGCTGGAGGCGGGCAGGGGGAATTAA
- a CDS encoding Spy/CpxP family protein refolding chaperone, whose amino-acid sequence MRNMVKYAFTLALAGAVSMLASALQAQPAGGGRGGFGLDEQQRNTLREEMQKQQDAVQQLNEKLQAAQRELMKEVLAEKQDEKKIREKAEAVSKIQTDIMVLRAKAFASINPTLKPEQKEQMIENRFSFMMLQGGMMGGPGAGMGMRQGGPGGQGGPGAAPGGPGGQGGRGQRGGGGGGGGQNRQ is encoded by the coding sequence ATGAGAAACATGGTTAAGTATGCCTTCACCCTGGCCCTGGCCGGCGCTGTGTCCATGCTGGCTTCAGCGCTCCAGGCGCAACCGGCCGGCGGCGGTCGCGGCGGGTTTGGGCTGGACGAACAACAGCGCAACACCCTGCGCGAGGAAATGCAAAAACAGCAGGATGCGGTGCAGCAACTGAACGAAAAACTGCAGGCGGCCCAACGCGAATTGATGAAAGAAGTCCTGGCCGAAAAGCAGGATGAAAAGAAAATCCGCGAAAAAGCCGAGGCCGTGTCCAAGATTCAAACCGACATCATGGTGCTGCGCGCCAAGGCATTCGCCAGCATCAACCCCACCCTCAAACCTGAACAGAAGGAGCAAATGATTGAAAACCGCTTCAGCTTCATGATGCTCCAGGGCGGCATGATGGGTGGCCCCGGCGCCGGCATGGGCATGCGGCAAGGCGGCCCCGGTGGACAAGGTGGTCCCGGTGCAGCTCCTGGCGGTCCGGGCGGTCAAGGCGGCCGCGGACAACGCGGGGGTGGTGGCGGTGGCGGCGGCCAGAATCGCCAATAA